The Bacteroidota bacterium sequence TTACTTCATCAGGTACCAGCATTCAAAAACTAATTAGAAGTCAATGAAGAAAAAAATAATATTATCAATTATAAGTTTGGTATTTTGCTATCATTCTTACAGTCAATTAATTGAAAATGACACTTTAGATTTTAAAGGAGGCTGGCCAGTTGAAGGTGCAACATGGTATTATCTAAATACTGGTTTTGATACTACTGTCAAATATATAAAAGTTAACTATTATAAGGATTTTCTTTATACAGATAGCAACTATTATGGAAGTGTACACACAGTAAAACTTCGTTCATTATTATTCCAATATTTGGATAAAGACCAAAATGTTGTTTTTGATTCTGTGTTTTATTTTTATATAAATGATCATCCAAACAATCCCAAAATTACGAATTATTTTGACGGTCAGATTTTTATTTATATACACAAAAACTATAAATTATCGTATAACACTTTTTATTTCTTTTACAATCAAATTTTATCAACAGGTGATGGTTGGAGATGGTCAGCACCTGTAGTGACACAAGTTTTTAAGCCATTAGGACAATTCTATATGTCAGATACAGGAACAATTGTTATAAATGGGGCAAACCTTTTTAAATGTAAATACAATTCTGATAATCCGTGTTATAGCTGGGGGGATATGGTAATTAAAAATATTGGTAGTACAGAGTATTTTTTCCCATTAGATAATTGTACAATGTATCCTGTTGGAGGCCCCTTGATTTGCTATAAAGATGACAAAATAGGTCTTTTCAAAACAGGTATTGATTGTCCATGTTTTATCGAAAATCAGGAATTTGATTTAGTAAATATTTATCCTAATCCTGTCAAAGATAAGTTAACAATACTTTCAAAAAATAGAGACTTAATGTTTAGCTATTCAATAATCAATTCGAATGGCCAGACTATTATCTCAAAAGAGAATATAAATTCTGATTTTGAAATAGTTAATTTAAATCATGTAAAATCAGGTATCTATATCTTAAAATTTAGACAAGGAATTAAAACAGAATATTTGAAATTAATAAAATTATAGAAATTCAATGCAAAGCACCACTACACATTGGCAGGCCGCACAAGCCCAACCACAGCCAAAACCTGCCAAAGAGTATTGCTGCCCCAAGCTTCGAAGAAAAAATTACATTGGGTAACAATGTATAAGCGTAATGCAGGTATAAATTATTAAAAATGAGCATAGTAAAACTAAAAAGCATTCAATTTATTAAGAAAAATTTCGTTTCTAAAATCCTGCCCTACGCTTATACTCACCGTTACCCAACATAATGAAAAAAAGAAAATGAATAGAAACAAGCTGATTTTGACAAACAAAAGAGTTGCAAATTCCCAACGCAAATCCCAAAACCAAAATTTGCAACACATTTGTTTCAGGGACATTACAAGTTTAATCTGAAAGTTTAAAGAGAAATATGAGTAAACAAATAAAATTTAAAATATAATGGTTACTTTTTGTATCTTTTGGATACTAAGAATTTTAAACAAAATCATTTTATTGAACCGAAACATAATGATTAACAATCTAAAATAAAAACATTATGGAAAAGATTCTAAGGAAACTAATGATTGTTGCGATATTTATGCAATTTTCAATATTGATGTATTCACAATCAACAATGTCGGGGAGTGTAAGTGGAACATGGACTTTTGATGATGATCCAATGGATCCTAATATCAATGGTTCACCTTATACAATTACAGGTGATATTTATATTTCTAATGGAAATTCCTTAACCATTGATGCAGGTGTTGTGGTACAATTTCAAGGTGATTTTTCTCTTACAGTTCAGTCTGGGGGTACACTTACTGTATCAGGAACTGATGGAAATCAAGTAACATTTACAATTGTATCACCTGCTACAATTTGGAGTGGGATTAACATCTCAGGTAACAGCAATACCAACTCATTCAGTTACTGTATTTTCGAATTTGTATCTAAAAGTCCGGCAGGTGGATGTAGCACTGACTTTGCATCATGTGGGGCAGTTTATCTGAACAATTCAAGTGATGTAAGCTTTTCTAACTGCATATTCCGTGATAATGACGTATGCTCCGGTGGGGGGATTGCAGCCATTTCAAGTGGTGTTTTTGTCTCAGCTTGTACTTTTCATGATAATGAAGTAGAGCATTACGGAGGGGGAATTTATATAGATGATGCAGATGATGAAAGCTATATCACAGGTTCTGGTTTTACAGAAAATATAGCATCTGTTAATGGAGGAGGTATTTATGTAAAAAATTGTGGTGATGAAATAAGGCTATCCTTAAATGAATTTACTTTAAATGAAGCTGTTGATGGTGCGGGTGCATATTTTTCAAATATGATAAGCTCAGGTTTCTATCTTTTGTCAAATAATGATTTCACTCAAAATGTTGCTACTGGTGATGGAGGAGGCGTTTATATAGTATCTTCTGATATTGATTATATTCACGATAATTTTTTCCGGCAGAATGACGCTGAGAACGGAGGGGCAATTTATATCTCTGAATCGAAGATTGATATATTCAGGCTCAATGATTTGGAATCAAATGAAGCAACAAACTTTGGAGGAGGAATGGTATTATCTGAAAGCTGGGTTAATGTTAAACTTGGGAAAATTTATACTAATTCAGCAAATGGAAATGGAGGGGGAATTTTTATTGAAGGGCAGCATTCAAGTGGTAATCCAAATGTAATTCTTAATTGCCAGATAACCGGGAATACAACTGGAGGTGATGGCGGAGGAATCTATACCAACAATACTTTTAATTCCTATAGCAATACAATAGCAGATAATAATGCAAATTCAGGTACAGGAGGAGGTGTTTTTCATAATGGCTGTACTTCAACCATTACCAATACAATAATATACTCAAATACTGCAGGAACAAGTAATGACGCATTCCCATCCCCTGATGGCAATAATGGTTATTCCTATTGCTGTACTCCTTCTTTTACAAATTGTGCTACTTGCGTTTCTTCCGACCCTGATTTTGTTGGAAGTGGAGATTATAATTTATCATATAGCACATCGTGTAACAATGCAGGTGACAACAATGCAATACAGACAAATTTTGATCTTGATGGAAAAACAAGGGTATTAGATCATTATATTGATATTGGAGCTTATGAAGACCCAATGCGACATATTGCTTGTGGACAGCTTAATAGCGCAACATGGACTAATCATAACCCAAACGGTATTGATTATGTAGTAAATTGCAATATTGAAATTCCTTATAACAAAACAATAACAATAAACTCAGGGACAGAGATAGCATTTAACGGAGCTTATAAATTTAATGTCAGAGGTATCTTGAATGCAAATGGGGCAAAATTTGATGCGACACAGGGTAACACATGGAGAGGCATCAGGTTTTTGGATTTAAATACAACAACTCCAGGTGCTTCCACTATAACCAATTCTGAAATTACAGGTGTTTATAAACCAAGCACAGGATATTGTGCCTATTATGATTCAAATTATGCAGGGGCAATATTCATTGACAATTCTGATGCTGTAACAATTTCATACTGTGAAATACACGACAATGATGTTTGTGATTGTGGAGGTGGAATTTTCATAGGAAACGATTCAGATCCAGCTATCTATAACAATGAAATATATGAAAACTCTGCAAACAGAGCCGGTGGAGGTATAGCAATATACTCAGGAGCACCAGACATATATCTGAATATAATTGAGGATAATGAATGTACAACCAATGGAGGGGGTGTCTATAATCTAAGTACGAGTGCATTTGACTTTTATAACAATTTAATTGACAACAACTTTGCTAATTTAAACGGTGGCGGATTATATACAGGTAACAGTACACAAATAAGTATTTTCAATTGCACGATTGCAGATAATACTGCCAATGGAGGTAGTGGTGGAGGAATTTATCAGGGTTCTACAACTTCTTTCACTTCAAAAAATAATATTATTTGGGGAAACGATGCATTTAATAGTACTTATAATCAAACTTATCCTGCTCCAAATGGGAATAATGGATATTCAGAATGCTGTATTGAAAATTCAACCACACCAATACCTAATTGTTCTTCTTGTGTGATAAGCAGCCCTCAATTTGTTGGGAATGGTGATTATCACATTACCTATACTTCTTCCTGTATAGATGAAGGTAATAATACTGTTACACATGACGATGATGATCTGGATGGAAACGATAGGATACAAGATTATAAAAATAAAATTGATATCGGTGCCTATGAAACCCAGTTTGCAAAAGTTGATTGTGGAGACCTGTCCACGGAAACATGGACGAATCATAATATCTCTGGTGTTGATTACTACATTTCCTGTAATATCAAAGTTCCATCATGCAGTACTCTAACTGTTAATTCAGGAACTACAATTGTATTTGACCAGGGGATAAAACTTGATGTTGAAGGAACATTAACCGCAGAAGATCCTACTCATTCAAATTACATAACATTTACCGCAACCGACCCAGATGATGGTTGGGGAGGAATAAGGTTTGGAGACGCCAGTACTTCTTATGGGGGTACATCTTCCTTTGAATATTGTGATATATCCTACGTTAAAAAAACTTTGACACCAACAGTTCAAACAGCAAGAAACCCAAGTTATTCAGGAGGAATCTTTATTTATTCAAATAGTACTACTGATATAGATTTTGATTACTGTAAAATCCATGATAATCAGGTTGCCTCCCATGGAGGTGGTATTTTATGCTTCGATTGCCCAGATGACGTTGTAATTCAGAATTCTGATATATATAACAACAAAGCAAAAATAAAAGGAGGAGGAATTAGTTTAAAAGGTGAATCTTTAACTATTATCCAATATAACAATATATACGGAAATGAGGCAATTATTGGTGGTGGAGGAGTTTGGATATGTGCCGATAATGTTTCTACACCCAACCCTGCTCCTTTGATTTATGACAATAATATTTATTCTAACACTTTAACAAGTGATTATATATCTCCACAGGGAAGCACTGCAACTAATGGAGGAGGTGG is a genomic window containing:
- a CDS encoding T9SS type A sorting domain-containing protein, with protein sequence MKKKIILSIISLVFCYHSYSQLIENDTLDFKGGWPVEGATWYYLNTGFDTTVKYIKVNYYKDFLYTDSNYYGSVHTVKLRSLLFQYLDKDQNVVFDSVFYFYINDHPNNPKITNYFDGQIFIYIHKNYKLSYNTFYFFYNQILSTGDGWRWSAPVVTQVFKPLGQFYMSDTGTIVINGANLFKCKYNSDNPCYSWGDMVIKNIGSTEYFFPLDNCTMYPVGGPLICYKDDKIGLFKTGIDCPCFIENQEFDLVNIYPNPVKDKLTILSKNRDLMFSYSIINSNGQTIISKENINSDFEIVNLNHVKSGIYILKFRQGIKTEYLKLIKL
- a CDS encoding T9SS type A sorting domain-containing protein, with the translated sequence MEKILRKLMIVAIFMQFSILMYSQSTMSGSVSGTWTFDDDPMDPNINGSPYTITGDIYISNGNSLTIDAGVVVQFQGDFSLTVQSGGTLTVSGTDGNQVTFTIVSPATIWSGINISGNSNTNSFSYCIFEFVSKSPAGGCSTDFASCGAVYLNNSSDVSFSNCIFRDNDVCSGGGIAAISSGVFVSACTFHDNEVEHYGGGIYIDDADDESYITGSGFTENIASVNGGGIYVKNCGDEIRLSLNEFTLNEAVDGAGAYFSNMISSGFYLLSNNDFTQNVATGDGGGVYIVSSDIDYIHDNFFRQNDAENGGAIYISESKIDIFRLNDLESNEATNFGGGMVLSESWVNVKLGKIYTNSANGNGGGIFIEGQHSSGNPNVILNCQITGNTTGGDGGGIYTNNTFNSYSNTIADNNANSGTGGGVFHNGCTSTITNTIIYSNTAGTSNDAFPSPDGNNGYSYCCTPSFTNCATCVSSDPDFVGSGDYNLSYSTSCNNAGDNNAIQTNFDLDGKTRVLDHYIDIGAYEDPMRHIACGQLNSATWTNHNPNGIDYVVNCNIEIPYNKTITINSGTEIAFNGAYKFNVRGILNANGAKFDATQGNTWRGIRFLDLNTTTPGASTITNSEITGVYKPSTGYCAYYDSNYAGAIFIDNSDAVTISYCEIHDNDVCDCGGGIFIGNDSDPAIYNNEIYENSANRAGGGIAIYSGAPDIYLNIIEDNECTTNGGGVYNLSTSAFDFYNNLIDNNFANLNGGGLYTGNSTQISIFNCTIADNTANGGSGGGIYQGSTTSFTSKNNIIWGNDAFNSTYNQTYPAPNGNNGYSECCIENSTTPIPNCSSCVISSPQFVGNGDYHITYTSSCIDEGNNTVTHDDDDLDGNDRIQDYKNKIDIGAYETQFAKVDCGDLSTETWTNHNISGVDYYISCNIKVPSCSTLTVNSGTTIVFDQGIKLDVEGTLTAEDPTHSNYITFTATDPDDGWGGIRFGDASTSYGGTSSFEYCDISYVKKTLTPTVQTARNPSYSGGIFIYSNSTTDIDFDYCKIHDNQVASHGGGILCFDCPDDVVIQNSDIYNNKAKIKGGGISLKGESLTIIQYNNIYGNEAIIGGGGVWICADNVSTPNPAPLIYDNNIYSNTLTSDYISPQGSTATNGGGGIGLSSSNAIIELNTIYNNTTNNGYNNTLGYGGGINVCTRTGAYMSEPTIRNNTIYDNNAEWGGGISFVNSGGEIYLNSIYYDNTAFSDGGGIFMKSSSTPTIHNCLIANNIATGDGGGIFMDDASAKVYNCTVSDNTATSGDGVYSINTANPVFINDIIYPDDVLIDGNPPQDNYLFQNCDMTTSTWWGSFNHDDGNIDDDPQFTSYGGYDYLPSNISSPVSPCIGAGQTISGFTQPTYDLRGNYYRTVGQIDIGAFEHPGNQSYKIAKPDSIFNELISDQFIVYPNPVKSYFIVLWYSESEGNVTFNLINTLGEIVYSSEFSLIEGENFLQIDRQQLPAGIYYLKLNSSTIDSKVVKILFE